Proteins encoded in a region of the Enterococcus gilvus ATCC BAA-350 genome:
- the srlE gene encoding PTS glucitol/sorbitol transporter subunit IIB, which produces MFNTIKISHGNGGWGGPLVVTPTEEKKYVISVTTGGVNPVAERIAELSGATVIDQFTNPIDTKEAFCAVIDCAGIARCGTYPKLGIPTVNVKLGSPSGPLAKYITEDIFVSGVTPASIALAAEGEETATVQTSPQADKNAPKKSITKEAREKYESNKTTSNGMMDAINKVGVTVGNVINVIYQAARDTVDTIIRNIIPFMLFVSVLIGIINYTGFADVIANLLSPLAGSIWGLIAIGLFCSIPFLSPLICPGAIIASVISLLIGNQIASGTIPAHYALPALYAVNCQVGSDFAPVGLTLMEAKPETIENGVPAFLIGKLLTGPLAIVIAYFVSFGL; this is translated from the coding sequence ATGTTTAACACAATAAAAATTTCTCATGGCAATGGCGGTTGGGGTGGTCCCTTAGTCGTGACACCGACAGAGGAAAAGAAATATGTGATCAGTGTTACGACAGGTGGAGTCAACCCAGTGGCTGAACGAATTGCTGAATTATCTGGTGCGACAGTCATTGATCAATTTACGAATCCAATCGACACAAAAGAAGCGTTTTGTGCAGTGATTGATTGTGCTGGAATCGCACGATGCGGTACATATCCTAAGCTAGGTATTCCCACAGTAAATGTGAAACTAGGTTCTCCTTCAGGACCTTTAGCAAAATATATCACTGAGGATATTTTCGTATCTGGTGTAACGCCAGCAAGCATCGCTTTAGCCGCAGAAGGAGAAGAAACAGCAACTGTTCAAACGAGTCCACAAGCAGATAAGAATGCGCCTAAGAAAAGTATCACGAAGGAAGCACGAGAAAAGTATGAATCAAATAAAACAACAAGCAACGGGATGATGGATGCTATCAATAAAGTTGGAGTGACTGTCGGGAATGTAATTAACGTGATTTACCAGGCGGCAAGGGATACGGTAGATACCATCATTCGAAATATCATCCCTTTCATGCTGTTTGTATCCGTGTTAATTGGGATCATCAATTACACAGGCTTCGCGGATGTAATCGCAAATTTGTTGTCGCCGTTAGCTGGAAGTATTTGGGGATTGATCGCGATCGGTCTATTTTGTAGCATTCCTTTTCTATCCCCATTGATTTGTCCGGGAGCGATCATTGCTTCTGTGATCAGTCTTTTGATTGGAAATCAGATCGCTTCTGGAACGATTCCTGCCCATTATGCTCTACCCGCCCTTTATGCGGTAAATTGTCAGGTTGGGTCTGATTTTGCGCCGGTTGGATTGACATTGATGGAAGCCAAACCGGAAACGATAGAAAACGGTGTGCCTGCATTTTTGATCGGAAAATTGTTAACCGGACCATTAGCGATCGTGATTGCTTATTTTGTTTCATTTGGTCTGTAA
- a CDS encoding transcriptional regulator GutM: protein MGEIKILFVILLVWLLGTVSSYFHWKKVNGKLSELKQNVTGYLGSGVSKVNFFRKVMIIVVADSHGRITDCQYLYGWTNFSRFKQKTELVGCGVDAALEDMSGDKFYDALKVSLSKIQEQRG, encoded by the coding sequence ATGGGGGAAATAAAAATTTTGTTCGTGATACTTCTAGTTTGGCTATTAGGAACCGTGTCCTCTTATTTTCATTGGAAAAAAGTCAATGGAAAATTGAGTGAGCTAAAACAAAACGTTACAGGGTATCTTGGAAGTGGCGTGAGTAAAGTGAATTTTTTTAGAAAAGTAATGATCATCGTCGTGGCAGATAGTCACGGGAGAATTACAGACTGCCAATATTTATATGGCTGGACCAACTTTTCCAGATTCAAACAAAAAACGGAATTAGTCGGGTGTGGCGTCGATGCGGCATTAGAAGATATGAGTGGAGACAAATTTTATGATGCTTTAAAAGTATCGCTAAGTAAAATCCAAGAACAACGAGGGTAA
- a CDS encoding xylulokinase: MKDATVEYFIGIDIGTTSIKSVVYDDAFQIIDQKNKKYAYIINENGWTEIDPSTWSKIVLEQLREIFSIISYQKVKGIGITGQMHTTVFLDSDNQPVRPAIMWNDKRTGDVVERIKAQLPENEQTKNILKIVSTGSPLANLIWVKEHEPDYYERLDKLLIAKDYIRLVLTGEWATDFCDASTSSLFNVHKKEWSRELLEMFHLPSTLLPKVQYASSSAGNLNLALVGIKGESQIPVIIGTGDNVASAIANQSKHEDPIISLGTSGVVILTNSKDEWLAKGKNILAEISKDDQRIVTQGALQSGAKVIEWWSNQIILQNVTQFECELEKKLGNNKVIFFPYLSGDKTLFNESNLSGAFYGIDLTSTQNDFSLAVYEGVAFAIKRLIQEMHSDRSFKQVLLIGGGAKSQLWPKIFANVLDMTIQVNQESREASCGAAMLAYYHRHHQFPELVTPLKKIVPEKELTAKYQKKYQSFIEFSNVIIQKERRQKNET; encoded by the coding sequence ATGAAGGATGCGACTGTGGAATACTTTATCGGAATTGATATTGGAACGACATCAATAAAAAGCGTAGTTTATGATGACGCGTTTCAAATCATTGACCAAAAAAATAAGAAATATGCGTATATCATCAATGAAAATGGATGGACGGAAATTGATCCATCTACTTGGTCGAAGATCGTTCTTGAACAGTTACGAGAGATTTTCTCCATTATTTCCTATCAGAAAGTCAAGGGGATTGGGATCACGGGGCAGATGCACACGACTGTTTTTTTAGATAGCGACAATCAGCCGGTTCGACCAGCCATCATGTGGAACGATAAGCGCACGGGTGACGTGGTAGAAAGAATCAAAGCCCAATTACCAGAAAATGAACAGACTAAAAATATTTTAAAAATAGTATCCACGGGAAGTCCATTAGCAAATTTGATATGGGTGAAAGAGCATGAACCAGATTATTATGAACGGCTAGACAAACTTTTAATTGCAAAAGACTATATTCGACTTGTTCTTACAGGCGAGTGGGCGACTGATTTTTGCGACGCATCTACAAGTAGCTTATTCAATGTTCATAAAAAAGAATGGTCACGAGAACTACTGGAGATGTTTCATCTGCCGTCAACTTTATTGCCGAAAGTCCAATATGCATCCAGCAGTGCAGGAAACTTAAATTTAGCATTAGTGGGGATAAAGGGAGAAAGTCAGATCCCGGTAATTATAGGAACTGGCGATAATGTTGCTTCAGCTATCGCGAATCAGAGTAAGCATGAAGATCCAATCATTTCTTTAGGGACATCTGGCGTTGTGATTTTAACCAATAGTAAGGACGAATGGCTCGCTAAAGGGAAAAACATTCTTGCTGAAATTTCGAAAGACGACCAACGAATAGTCACTCAAGGTGCCTTGCAAAGTGGAGCAAAGGTTATTGAATGGTGGTCAAACCAAATCATTTTACAAAATGTCACTCAGTTCGAATGTGAGTTGGAAAAAAAATTAGGAAACAATAAAGTAATTTTTTTCCCTTATTTAAGTGGGGATAAAACCTTATTCAATGAAAGCAATCTTAGCGGGGCATTTTATGGGATTGATTTGACCAGTACACAAAATGATTTTTCGTTAGCGGTTTACGAGGGGGTCGCCTTTGCTATTAAAAGACTGATCCAAGAGATGCATTCCGATCGATCGTTTAAACAGGTTTTATTGATTGGTGGAGGAGCGAAAAGCCAGCTTTGGCCGAAAATATTTGCAAACGTCTTGGATATGACGATTCAGGTCAATCAAGAATCTCGCGAAGCTAGTTGCGGTGCGGCAATGCTTGCTTATTATCACCGACACCATCAATTTCCAGAACTTGTTACGCCGCTAAAAAAAATAGTACCAGAAAAAGAATTGACTGCAAAGTACCAAAAAAAATACCAATCATTTATAGAATTTTCAAATGTGATCATCCAAAAGGAAAGGAGACAAAAAAATGAAACGTGA
- a CDS encoding triose-phosphate isomerase: protein MKREEITPPFFTVSPKSYLVGNELLELAMLTDQYAKEHHSSIFFVAPAAELVNVVQNTEHVIVTAQTADAKGLGRGMGRTPLESLKANGVQATFLNHMENQLTIKELSLAITRAKELGIITIVCADTPEESRAVALMDPDIILCEPDHLVGTGTLSDEAYIADTIAAVREVNPDILIMEGAGITCGADVRRLLRLGAQGTGISSTLALSENKNELLADLMHALK from the coding sequence ATGAAACGTGAAGAAATAACTCCTCCCTTTTTTACTGTTAGTCCTAAGTCTTATTTAGTCGGCAATGAGTTGTTGGAATTAGCAATGCTGACTGATCAGTACGCCAAAGAACATCACTCATCGATTTTTTTCGTTGCACCAGCTGCAGAATTAGTGAATGTCGTTCAAAATACTGAGCATGTGATTGTAACGGCACAGACGGCGGATGCAAAGGGATTAGGAAGAGGAATGGGGAGAACGCCGCTTGAATCCCTAAAAGCAAACGGGGTACAGGCGACATTCTTGAACCATATGGAGAACCAGTTAACAATCAAAGAACTAAGTTTGGCTATCACACGCGCGAAAGAGCTAGGGATCATTACGATCGTGTGTGCAGATACACCTGAAGAATCACGAGCAGTAGCATTGATGGACCCGGATATCATTCTTTGTGAACCAGACCATTTAGTAGGGACCGGCACACTAAGCGACGAGGCATATATTGCTGATACCATCGCTGCAGTTAGAGAAGTAAACCCTGATATTTTGATTATGGAGGGGGCTGGAATTACTTGCGGGGCTGATGTTCGTCGATTGCTTCGATTAGGCGCACAAGGAACAGGAATATCCAGTACATTAGCTCTATCGGAAAATAAAAATGAATTATTAGCCGATTTGATGCACGCGTTAAAATAG
- a CDS encoding class II aldolase, which produces MPLVDGNLLVRFIQEKKVMGGAFNTTNLETTVGILEAIEETKVPSFIQIAPSNIGLAGYEGIVEMVQRKARNMDTPVALHLDHGKKLDDFKAAVRAGFNSVMIDGAEFDFEENIRYTKAAVEFAKAYGVTVEAELGAIKGKEDDHVSEADCKTNPKQVKEFVERTGCDLLAVSVGNVHGMDEEPCIDFELLEKIASESPVPLVIHGGSGISPEELKRMKDYNVVKVNVASELRQSYIQSIGHAYDENHEEANLIAVLTNAKNSVQRKTFEKIKELNH; this is translated from the coding sequence ATGCCATTAGTAGATGGAAATCTGTTAGTTAGATTTATTCAAGAAAAAAAAGTGATGGGTGGAGCCTTTAACACGACCAATCTGGAAACAACGGTGGGGATACTAGAAGCAATTGAAGAAACAAAAGTACCTAGTTTTATACAAATTGCCCCGTCCAATATTGGTTTAGCTGGATATGAAGGTATTGTAGAAATGGTTCAGCGAAAAGCAAGAAATATGGACACGCCAGTTGCCTTACATTTAGATCACGGGAAAAAGCTGGACGATTTTAAGGCAGCGGTGAGAGCAGGATTCAATTCAGTGATGATTGATGGCGCGGAATTTGATTTTGAAGAAAATATTCGATATACCAAAGCTGCCGTTGAGTTTGCAAAAGCCTACGGAGTAACTGTTGAGGCGGAATTAGGAGCAATCAAAGGAAAAGAAGATGACCATGTTAGTGAGGCAGATTGTAAAACTAATCCAAAACAAGTGAAAGAATTTGTTGAGCGGACCGGTTGTGATTTATTAGCAGTTTCTGTAGGGAATGTTCACGGAATGGATGAAGAGCCTTGTATTGATTTTGAATTATTAGAGAAAATCGCTTCAGAATCACCAGTTCCTTTAGTTATTCATGGAGGCTCAGGTATCTCTCCGGAAGAATTGAAACGTATGAAAGATTATAATGTCGTCAAAGTAAATGTGGCAAGTGAATTAAGGCAAAGTTATATCCAAAGTATCGGGCATGCTTATGATGAAAATCATGAAGAAGCCAACTTGATTGCTGTTCTAACAAATGCAAAAAATTCTGTACAACGAAAAACATTTGAGAAAATAAAAGAATTAAATCATTAA
- a CDS encoding aspartate/glutamate racemase family protein codes for MKTIGLLGGMSWESTVTYYTRINELMNETLGGLHSAKIKLASVDFEEIERCQAANEWEKSGEILGKEAQRLEQAGADFLVICTNTMHKVVPQIADYLTIPILHIADATIAELQVKGIKKVALLGTKYTMTQDFYKKRLINSGMEVWIPNEAEIDTMNQIIFEELCHGKIVSESKAMFVSVIEEAIAAGAEGVILGCTEIGLLIQQADAAIPVFDTTEIHSQKAVEQALAE; via the coding sequence ATGAAAACGATTGGATTATTAGGTGGCATGAGCTGGGAGAGCACAGTGACCTATTATACGCGGATCAATGAATTGATGAATGAAACCCTTGGAGGGCTGCATTCAGCAAAGATCAAATTGGCAAGTGTGGATTTTGAAGAGATCGAACGGTGCCAGGCGGCGAATGAATGGGAAAAAAGCGGTGAGATCCTGGGCAAAGAGGCCCAACGTTTGGAGCAGGCAGGCGCTGACTTTTTGGTGATCTGCACCAATACGATGCATAAAGTCGTGCCGCAGATCGCCGACTATTTAACGATTCCAATTTTGCATATTGCAGATGCGACGATCGCTGAATTACAGGTGAAGGGAATCAAAAAGGTAGCTTTGTTAGGGACGAAATATACAATGACGCAGGATTTTTACAAAAAGCGGCTTATCAATAGCGGAATGGAGGTATGGATTCCGAATGAGGCGGAGATCGACACGATGAATCAGATTATCTTCGAGGAGCTGTGTCATGGAAAGATCGTGTCTGAATCGAAGGCCATGTTCGTTTCAGTGATAGAGGAAGCGATCGCGGCGGGAGCAGAAGGGGTGATTTTGGGCTGTACCGAGATCGGCTTGTTGATCCAGCAAGCGGATGCAGCGATCCCTGTGTTTGATACGACGGAGATCCATTCTCAAAAGGCCGTCGAGCAAGCGCTGGCTGAGTAA
- a CDS encoding glycosyltransferase produces the protein MVKTILFAPATFNLAETTRMIEIAKVLRQEYNCIFCGFSERYSPLIQELGFEFSLLSPKWTAQQEAAIMAFDQGKSLKNPFTETIVAERVASEGRLIQQTAPSVIVTGSNVTIFLSARIKEIPLVYVKPVALSRPHMNHRSACVIPSQLKKTYLPGKLLWHGFLEVTKRLTWKPRAFKKAAQHYELKLPKYTLEMLDGDLNLITTLPAFTAELDFPANYRSVGPIYAHLPYEIPERALQVIETARRKKKQVVYFAMGSSGERSLIEKVLRYFETTEFEVIAPIKSYLEEMPTARNIHVFDWLPAFELSKHVDFSVIHGGEGTVQTACASGKPFIGIGCMNKKSMSPTVKPLVTPSRFRLIA, from the coding sequence ATGGTAAAGACGATTCTTTTTGCGCCAGCCACATTCAATTTAGCAGAGACGACCCGCATGATCGAGATTGCGAAGGTGCTGCGTCAGGAATATAACTGTATATTTTGCGGGTTTTCCGAAAGGTATTCACCGCTGATCCAAGAGCTCGGCTTTGAATTTTCTTTGCTGAGCCCTAAATGGACGGCTCAGCAAGAAGCAGCGATCATGGCCTTCGATCAGGGAAAGAGCTTGAAAAATCCTTTCACAGAAACGATCGTCGCTGAACGTGTGGCAAGTGAAGGGAGGCTGATCCAGCAGACTGCGCCTTCGGTCATTGTGACCGGCAGCAATGTCACCATCTTCTTGTCGGCTCGGATCAAGGAGATTCCTCTCGTTTATGTAAAACCCGTGGCGCTGTCCCGTCCGCATATGAATCATAGGTCGGCTTGTGTGATCCCCAGCCAACTGAAGAAGACGTACCTTCCAGGGAAGCTTCTTTGGCATGGTTTTCTTGAGGTGACGAAGCGGCTGACGTGGAAACCTAGAGCCTTCAAAAAAGCGGCTCAACACTACGAACTTAAATTGCCTAAATATACATTGGAGATGCTGGATGGCGACCTGAATTTGATCACGACCTTGCCCGCCTTCACAGCAGAGCTGGATTTTCCCGCCAATTATCGTTCTGTCGGTCCGATATACGCCCATTTGCCTTATGAAATCCCCGAGCGCGCCCTTCAAGTGATCGAGACAGCCCGCAGAAAGAAGAAGCAAGTGGTGTATTTTGCGATGGGCAGTTCAGGCGAGCGTTCGCTGATTGAAAAGGTGCTGCGCTACTTTGAAACGACTGAATTTGAAGTGATCGCGCCGATCAAAAGCTATCTTGAAGAGATGCCTACCGCCCGCAACATCCACGTGTTTGATTGGCTGCCGGCGTTTGAATTATCGAAGCACGTCGATTTTTCGGTGATCCACGGCGGAGAGGGAACTGTGCAGACCGCCTGCGCTTCTGGAAAACCCTTTATCGGCATCGGCTGTATGAACAAGAAGTCAATGTCGCCTACTGTGAAGCCTTTGGTAACGCCATCGCGCTTCCGCCTAATCGCTTGA